The Gemmatimonas aurantiaca T-27 DNA segment GCGGGGTGGTGCCGCGCAAAACACCATGGCCGCGCTCGACCCGGCCAGTCCGGAGGTGCAGGCGCTGTTCAAGTATCTGATCGACCGGAACGTGGCAGTCACCAGCACGCTCACGATCTTCGAGACGTTCACCCCTGGCCGTCCGCTGCCGCGCGGGCTCGATGTGTTGCTGCCACAATTGCGCGATGAGTATCAGCGGCGGCATGACGCCACGCAGCGCAACACGCAGTCGCCGTATCTCAAGTCGTTTGCCAAAGGTATGGCGATGGAGCGCGCGTTTGCGAAAGCCGGTGGTACGGTCATCGTGGGCACCGATCCCACGGGTGGTGGTGGGTTGGTGGCCGGATTCTCCAACCAGCGTGCCGTGGAGCTTCTGGTGGAAAGTGGCTTCTCCCCTCTCGAAGCCATTCGGATCTCCACGCTGAATGGGGCCACGTATCTCGGACGCGGTGATGTGACCGGTTCGTTGGTCCCGGGCAAGCTCGCGGACCTCGTGGTGCTCGATGGCAACCCGGTGCAGGACATCACGGCCATCCGCAATGTGGAGCTGGTATTCAAGCAGGGCGTGGGCTTCGATCCCAAGGCGCTGATCGAATCGGTGCGCGGCAAAGCGGGGCTTTGGTAGTCTCCTTTCCAGGAGTCGCACGATGAGTATGGCGCGCAGCATCCCGCGTCGCATGCTGTTGGCTGCTCTGCTGTGTTGGCCGATCGCCGCCGCGCACGCGCAACGCCGCTTTACCAACACGCAACGCTGCAGCGAGACACAACGTGCTGCAGGCTGTCTGATCGTGCTGGGTTCAGGGATGCCGGTTCCAGACCCCGATCGCGCGGGGCCCGCCTATGCGGTGGTGTTTGGTGATCGGGTGCTGTTGTTCGACGCTGGTGCCGGTGTGATGCGCCGTGCGGCGGCGGCCGGACTGCCGATCGACGGATTCACCCATGTCTTCCTGACGCATCTGCATTCCGATCACACACTTGGCTTGCCCGATGTGCTGCTCACGCCATGGGTCATGGGACGGCGAACGCCGCAGCGACTCAGTGGACCACCGGGCACGATGCGCATGGTTGACCGTATCGTCGATGCCTGGCGTGAGGATGTCGATGTGCGCGTGAGTGGACAGGAGCGCCTGCCACGTGTGCCTGGTGGAGATGTGCGCGAAATCACCGGCGGAGTGGTGTATGACAGCGCGGGCCTGAAGGTGACCGCCGTCCGTGTGCCACACGGCGCATGGTCCACAGCTTTGGCCTACGTCATCACCACCCCTACGCGCCGCCTGGTGCTGTCTGGTGACACCGGTCCCAGCCCCGAATTGCAGGCTGCCGCGCGCGATGCGGACGTGCTGGTGCACGAGACCTATCCGGAAGTGCGGCTCAAGCCCGAAGACCGTCCGGGCGGAGAAGAATGGCCGGCCTATATGCGCACCGTACACACCAGTGATCGTGAGGTGGGAGCCTTGGCCGCGGCGGCACGCGTGAAGCAGGTGGTGTTGTCGCATATCGTGCGCATGGGCGGCACAGATGACGAATTGCTCGAGGGTGTGAGGCGTGGTGGCTACAACGGCCCTGTCGCCATCGCCGCCGACCTGTCCGTGTGGTAGTTTCGAAATACCTACCTGACCAACTCTCCCGCACATCATGTCTGCCAAACGACTCGGTATCGGTTTCGTCGGCTCGGGGTTCAACGCCCGCTTCCACATGCAGGGACTGCGCTTCGTGCGTGATGCCGACGTGCTCGGCGTGTGGAGCCCGAACCAGAAGAATGCCGCGTCAGCGGCCCGCTACGCCCGTGAACTCGATGTGGGTGAGGCCAAGGCGTACAAGACCATCACCGACATGGTGGCCGATCCGGCTATCGATGCCATTTGGCTCAATGGGCCGAATCAGGCGCGCATCGAAAATGTCGAGGAGATCTGTGACGCGGTGACGTCGGGGAAGGGCACACTCAAAGGCATCGCCTGCGAGAAGCCGCTTGCCCGCACCGTGGCCGAAGCGAAGCAGGTGATCAAGCTGGTGGAGGGCGCCGGCATCATGCACGGTTACCTCGAGAACCAGTACTTCGCACCGCAGGTGGCCGTGGGACACGATCTGCTGTGGCGCCGCGGTGCGGCTACCACCGGTGCGCCGTACCTGGCACGTGCGGCAGAAGAACATGGCGGACCGCACGCACCGTGGTTCTGGAACGGTGCGCAGCAGGGCGGTGGTGTGCTGAACGACATGATGTGCCACTCCGCGCTCGTCGTACGCCAGTTGCTCACGCCACCGGGCAAGCCGCTGTCGTCATTGGCCGTGAAACGCGTCACCGGACGTATCGCGTCACTCAAGTGGTCGCGGGCCCCCTATGCGGCGCAGCTCAAGAAGTCGAGCGGCGTGGACTACACCAAGACGCCCAGTGAAGACTTTGCCAGCGTGACCATCGAGTTCGAAACGCCGGATGGCCATACGGCCATCGGTGAGGCAACCACGAGCTGGAGTTTTGTCGGACCGGGACTGCGACTCAGCGCCGAGTTGCTTGGCCCGGAGTATTCGATGCGCTGGAATACGCTCGACAGCGGACTCGATCTGTTTTTCTCACGCGCCGTGAAAGGCAAGACGGGCGAAGATATCGTGGAAAAGCAGAACGCCGAGATCGGGCAGATGCCGGTGGTGGTGAACGAAGCGATCGCGTACGGCTACGAAGCCGAAGATCGCCATTTTGTGCGCGCGTTCCTCGGCAAGGAGAAACCGCTGCTCACCTTCCAGGATGGGCTCGATGTCGTGCGCATTCTCATGCACGCCTACAAGAGTGCGGAGCTGGGCAAGACGCTGGAGTACAGCGAACGCGGTGTCGACAAATTTGTGCCGCAGGTGGCGCAGGGGACCTGGAATCCGCGCTGAGCGGTTTCGCTATGGTAGCCGTCGGTAGTTCACGTCCATCGCATCGAGCCGTGCCAGATGCGATGGCAGGCGGCGCAGGAAGTCGTTGAAGTTCCGGCGTTCCTTCCGGCTCCAGACCACCTCCGACAACGCCGAGAGCCGCGGGAACGCCATATACTCGGCGTGTTTGGGGTTGGGGATGTACTCACTCCACAGTTGGCCTTGTGCACCGAGCACATGTTTCGCTTCCGCAGCGCTGAGCTCCGAAGGAACGGGCTCGAACGCGTACGCCGAATCGAGTGGTGTGAACCCACCAATGGACAGCGGCTCCCTGGCATCCCGTGATTGCCGGTGGTCGAAGTAGGTGTAGCCGGCCGGCGCCATCACCACATCGTGGCCGGCCTTGGCTGCGGCGATGCCACCGGATGTGCCACGCCAGCTCATCACCGTGGCCTGTTCAGCCAGCCCACCTTCGAGAATCTCATCCCAGCCGATCATCCGGCGCCCCTGCGCGCTCAGGAACGTGTCCATCTGGCGGACGAACCAGCTTTGCATCTCGTGTTCGTCTTTCAGGCCGAGTGATTTGATGCGCGCCTGAATGGCGGGACTGGCTTTCCACTGCTTTTTGTCTGCCTCGTCGCCACCAATGTGAATCCATGGCGATGGAAACAGGGTGAGGACTTCGCGCAGCACATCCTGCATGAAGGCCACGGCACTGTCACTGGGAGCGAGGATGAAATCACTCACGCCAAACACCTGCATCACACCCGGTGTGGTGTCGGGTCGGCTGGAGAGAAACGGATAGGCGGTGATGGCGGCCTGTACGTGACCAGGCATCTCCACTTCCGGCACCACCGTGATCATGCGTTCGGCCGCGTAGGCCACGATTTCCCGAACGTCGTCCTGCGTGTAGAAACCGCAATGCCGACGGCCATCGAACACGCGCTTGGCCGGATCGGTGTTGTGCGAGCCGACCACCGTGGCCTCACGACAAGAGGCCACTTCCGTGAGACGCGGATACTTTTTCACCTCGAGACGCCACCCCTGATCATCGGTGAGATGCCAGTGGAATCGATTGAGCTTGTGGCGTGCCAAGAGGTCGATGTACTTGCGCACGAACTCTTTGGGCATGAAGTGCCGCGCTCCATCGAGATGCGCCCCGCGCCAGGAGAAACGTGGTGCGTCTTCAATGGACACCGCAGGAATGGCCCACACGGTGCCCGGCACCGGCGCGCGGCGATACACCGCCGGTGGCAACAACTGCTTCACCGTCTCGAGCGCGTAGAAGGCGCCAGCCGGCGCACTCGCGTGGATGATCACCTGTGATGGCGAAACCTCGAGCCGATACCCTTCAGCGGGCAGCGAGGACTGCAGGCGCAGGTGGATGCCGGCTGCGGACGTGGCCGAGCGCGTGGACACGGCTGGTTCGAAACCGAATGGGTCGGCGACATCACGGGCGAAGCGGCGAGCCACCGCGGCGAAGACCGGCGCCGCGTGCACCACGGTGGCTCGTGTGATGACATGGCGGCCTGTGCGCGCCACAAGCTGTGCCGGCTTCGGCACCAGCCCCAGCATCGACGCACCGTCCGAGGAAGCCGCAGACGATTGAGCGTGTGTGGCACGGGGCGTGGTCAGAACCAGCAACAGGGTCAACGCCAGCGCCTCAAACACACGCGATCGCCACGCCGGAGCTGATGTCACGCGCCCTCCAGGGCAAGAACGACATCCCGTACGATGGTGGGGTCGGTGGACCGTGCGTGTACCTCCGCCACACCCGTGTCGGCTACGATGTCCTGCACGTTGTCGCCGCGTACTCCACCGCCGGCCAGAATCACCAGGCGGTCGCCAGCCAATGCACGGAGTGAGCGCAACGTCGCAGCACCGGCCAATGCGGTCGGCGCATGACCGGCCGTGAGTACCAGGCCCACACCGGCCTCCAGAAGCGTGGCGAGGGCATCGGTGGCATCGGGGGTGCGATCGAACGCCCGATGAAACGCCACACGCATGGGGCCTGCCGCAGACACCAGTGCCTGCAACTGCTCGCGCTGGATATGGCCATCAGCACGCAGCGGTCCCACGACGATGCCGTCCATACCTGCCGCGCGCGCCGCCTCGATATCACGCACCATCACCGTGATATCGTCTTCGTCGTACACGAAGCTGTGCGTGTGAGGGCGGACCATCACATGGATCGGTACGCGCACCGCATCACGGCATCGCGTCATCAGACCCAGGGATGGCGTCGTGCCCCCATCCCCCGGCCCGCAGAGCTCGATGCGATCGGCACCGAATCCAACCGCCGCCGTGGCGGTGGGCACGGAATCACAGCAGGCTTCCACCAGCACTCGTCGCGTGCTGGTGGTGGGCGATGGCGCGGTCACGAGGTGGCGGTGCGCGAAGTCGAGGACGTGGGGCGGAACAGCAACAGGAATACGATGAACACCGCCAGAGCGAAGTAGGCCGCGTACTGCCAGATCGCGAGCCAATCATGCTTGAGCGCGCCGGCGGTTGGTTCGAGCACGTATTGGCTGACCACCTTGCCCGACACGGCAGCACCGATGAAGTACCCCACACCGTTGGTGATCAGATTGAGAAAGCCCTGAGCCGCCGCCCGCACTTTCGGACCCGCCCGCTCGTCGGTGTAGATCTGACCGGCCACGAAAAAGAAGTCGTAACACACGCCATGCAACAGGATGCCCAGGTAGACCAGCGGCATGACGGGCCCGCCGGCGCCATAGCCAAACGCGAAGTACCGCAGTGCCCAGGCCAACATGCCCACCAACATGATCCACTTGATGCCGAGCGAGCGCAGGGCGATCGGCAGGAGCAGCATGAAGCCGATTTCGCTCATCTGTCCGAACGTCTGGATGAACGCCGGCTCCGGTGCACCGATCTCGTTCAGGTACGGGTTGGCGAACGCGTAGTAGAACTGCAGCGGAATACACAGGAAGAACGACCCCAGCACGAAGATCACGAAGTCACGATGGCGGAGCAGTTGCAGCGCATCGAGTCCGATCGCGTCACGCAGGCTGAACGGCGCACCGGCCGCCCTGGGTGGTGTGTGTGGCAACGCCAGTGCGTACAGTCCGAGCACGATGGAGCCACCAGCCGAGAGCAGCATCGGGGTGTTGAGCGCATCCGCCTTGAGCACCTTGCCCACGACGATGCCGGCCACGATCCAGCCGATGGTACCGAGCACGCGCACGATGGGGAAATCACGCGCAGCATCGGTGATGTGGTGGAACGAGATGGAGTTGGTCAGCGACAACGTGGGCATATAGCAGAACGCATACGCGAGCAGCAGGGCATAAAAGCCCGGCCACTCGGTCTGCTGTGCCATGAAGTACATCAACACACCACCGACCAGGTGCAGGATGGCCAGCAGTTTTTCGCTCGCGAAGAAGCGGTCGGCCACGATGCCGATGAAAAACGGCGATACGATGGCCGCGATGGCGGTGGCTCCGTAGGCGGCCCCGATATTGGTGTCGGAGAAGCCGCGGGTGGAGCCGAGATACGTGCCCATCGTGACGAACCACGACCCCCAGACGAAGTACTGGAGGAACATCATGATCGACAGCCGGCCGCGCGTGCCCATTATGGCAGCTCCCGGATGCGGAGGTTGCGGAAGGCCACCCGGTCACCGTGGTCCTGCAGCGCGATGTATCCGCGGGCGGCGCGACCATACCCCGTCCAGGTGGCGAACTTGCTGGCCTGCCGGCGCGTTTCCCAATCGGGTGAGCCGAGCTCGTATTCCACAGCCTTGATGCCGTTGAGCCAATGTTCGACGTGATTGCCGTTCACGATGAGGCGGATGGCATTCCATTCGCCCACCGGCTTCACGATGCCTGCCGGCGGCGCGTGCAGCGCGTAGTTGGCGCCTGCGGACGTGAGCGGATTTTTGCCGTCGGGATGTTTGGTATCGTCGAGGATCTGCATCTCCGGTCCGCTGGTATACGAAACCTCGGACGCCGGGTCGATGCGATAGATGATGCCGCTGTTACCACCGGCTTCCACCTTCCACTCGAGTTCGAGTTCGAAGTTGGTGTACTGTTTGTCGGTGGTGAGGTCGCCGCCGGGACCTGAGCGGACCAGCTCTCCATTGATCGCGCTCCATCCAACCACCGGCGCGCCCGGCGTTTTGTAGTTGTGCCAGCCGCTGATGGCTTGACCATTGAACAGCGATACCCACGCCCCAGGCGTTGCGGTTTGTGCTGTTTGTGCTGTTTGCGCGGGCGCGGCACCGGCCCGTACCCCACCGCCTATGGCGCCACGAATGGCTGACGCATCGCCGCTGGAGGATCGGGCACCACCACCGCCACAGGCGATAAGCAGGAGGGCGGCGGACGAAATGACGAGCGGGCGTATAGGCATCGGCCGGATCTGGTGTTGAGAAAGCGGCGGGGACGGAGCGTCTCGCATCGGGATGAACCGGGAAGAGTCCCTATGCTATGGTCGGCGCTGGCCGTGCGGAAGACACGGCCACAGCTTAGAGGGCCGTCCGTCACCGTCGACGATCCCTGTCCTCAGCCATTGTCCCGTTTCCGATGACCATCGCTTCTTCTGCGACCGACGCACAGCGCTATCCGATTGGCCGGTTCGAGCGGCCGTCCGATTTTACGGCGGACCAACGTGCCGCCTTCGTGGCGCGCATCGCCGCGCTGCCCGGCAATCTGGCCGCGGCATTGGCGGGTATCAGCGACGGCGCACTCAACGCCCCCTATCGGCCCGATGGTTGGACGATCCGGCAACTGGTGCATCATGTGGCCGACAGTCACCTGAACGCCTATATCCGGCTCAAGCTGACGCTCACCGAGCATGAGCCCACGATCAAGCCGTACGATCAGGATGCCTGGGTGGAACTGGCCGACATCGACTCGGTATCGCCACAGGTCTCATTGACCATGCTCACGGCCGTGCATGAACGCTGGGTGGCCACCATGCGCGGCATGAGTGATGCCCAGTTCGAGCGTGCGTTATATCATCCCGAAAATGGCCGCATGACGCTGGATCAGATGCTCGCGCTCTATGCATGGCATGGCGACCATCATGTGGCGCATGTCGTGAACGCCCTGCGTGCGTAACGGTGGGTCGTGGGGGCCCACCGTTCCCTACGGTCGGCCTTCCCAGATCCGTCCACCATCGCCCACCGCCACCACGGCGTCGTCTCCGGGCACACCAGACAGCGCATACAGCAGATGGCGCATCGGCGTTGTGAGGGTGCGCCATGCGCTGCCGTCGTAGCGCAGCACGGCACCGCTGTCGCCGGCCGCATACACCTCGGTGCCACTGCGCCCCCACAGGGCACGCAGATCACGTGGGGTGGGCTTGCTCAGTGCGCGCCAGGCGACACCATCGTAGCGCAGTGTGGTGCCCGAATCGCCCACCGCGAAGATGTCTGTCCGGCTCGTGCCCCACACGGCGCGCAGGCGACTGGTGGTGGGCACCGGCATGGGCGTCCAGCGGCCACCGTCGAAGTGCAGTACTGTGCCTGAATCACCGACCGCGTAGAGGTCGCTGGCGTCCGGCCCCCAGACCGCGCGCAGGAAGCGCTGCGTGCCACTCGCCTGTGGACTCCACCCGGCACCATTCGAGCGGAAAATGCTGCCACGCTCACCGACGATGACATGTTGTCCGTTGCCACTCCAGACGGCGCGCAACACGTACAACGTGGGGGGGGCATCCTTACGCCAGGTCGCGCCATCGTAGCGCAGGATGGAGCCCGTGTCGCCCACCGCCACGATATCCGACGGACCGTTGCCGCTGATGCCATAGAGATCGTGCGCCGGTGGCACCGGTTCGAGTGCCCACATCTGTCCCTGTCGACGGAACACGGTGCCACCCAATCCCACGGCAAACGTCGCTCCGCCGGTGGCACCCCAGGTTGCCAGCAGCGGCGGGTCCGTGAGTTCCGTGGTCGCCGTGGCCAGCAGGCCCGGACCACGCAAACGCACCATCGTGCCATACCAGCCGGTGATGCGGAGATCGCCGTTGCCGCGACGGGTGATCGCTCGCAGGTTCTGCCCATTGCCGATGGTCAAAGCGCGCCAGGTCGTACCATCGAAATGGTAGGTCGCGCCGTTGTTGCCCACCGCGTACACATCGTTGAATTCCCGGCCGCGAATCGCAAACAGATTGGCCGCGCCCGGCGTGCTCATCGCCGTCCAGCCTGACCCATCGTAGCGCACGATGGAACCACCGACGCCCACCGCAAACACGTTGTTCTCGCTGGTGCCCCACACATCGAAGTAGGGCATGCCGTCGGGAGAGGCCATGCGGCGCCACGCGAAACCATCGTAACGCAGCAGCGTGCCATTGTTGCCCACGGCATACAGCGCGTTGGTGCTCGCGCCCCAGATGCCCCACAGCTCGTCGCCCACACCACTGACCATCGGCTCGAGGGTGGCCCCGTTCCAGCGGAGGATGGTGCCACGGTCGCCGGTGATGTACACCTCGTTCGACGACAGCCCCCACACCTCGAGCAGGGTACCGGTGACGTTGCTGGTGATCCGGCGGAAGGTGTTGCCGTCACCGCGCATGATCAGGCCACCGGATCCCACCAGCCAGATGTCGGTGGGGGCGGCGCCCCAGACACCCACCACCGTCTCATTGTGCCCCAGCGAGACGTATTCCCACGGGCCGTCATTGCGCGAGCGCAGCAGGCCGCCGTTTTGCCCCACGGCATACGTACTGCCCGCGCCATCGTCCCAGATGCCGAGGAACGTCACGTCGGTCAGGCCAGGTCGCGCGGCACGCCACTGGGCGAGGCCGGGCGTGGCCGCGCTGATCGTCACCGGCACCGACGCGGCAACGGATCCGGTGGTCGCGGCGGCGGTGAGCTGGGCGTTGCCGGGTGAGACACCGCGAACGGTCCCACGTGCATCCACCGTGGCAACGGTGGGCGCGTCGGTACGCCAACTCACCACGGGATTCGCGATGAGCTGGCCGACGCTGTCACGTGCCTCCACCGTCAGCGTGCGCTCCTGGCCGGCCTGTAAGTTCACGGAGGCGGGGCTCACGATCAAAGACGCGATGCGCGCATGCGAGGGCTCCACGATCGGAGCCACACCTTTGTCATCGCGGCAGGCGCTCAGCATCAACGCGCCCAGTACCATCGGCCACAGCGCGCGCCGCACGGGCCGTATGGCGGATTCGGTACGGGACCGCAGCCCGGTGCCCTGGAGAAGGAAACTGGTCATTGAGCGGAGCCTAGTCCCCCAAACCCTGTCCCCGCAACGCCCACGTCGTACCTTGGAAGCCATCGCGTCTTTCACATTCTCATCCGTGACGTTGCCCATGTCCCGTGCTGCGGTTGAAAAGTCAGGTGTGCGAGTCGGTCGGCGCCCTTCGGCGCTCCGCCACACCTCGGCCCTCACGTGCTTCGCCACACTGGCGGCGACGTGGGTTGTTGCCGCCAGTGCCGTGGCCGAGCCGCTGAAGGCCCAGCCAGGCATACCCCGCACCTCCACACCGGCCCCCGAGGCGGAGGTGTATCTGGTGCCGCTCACTGTGCGCGGCGACACCATCCGCATCGGCGTGCCGGCCAACCTCACCCGGCGTGCGGGCTACGACAACCAGCCGGCCTTCGCCGCTGACAGCCGCTCCCTGTTCTACACATCGAACCGGGGCGATGGTCACACCGACATCTATCGCACCGACCTCTCCACCGGACTCTCGGTACCTGTCCGGCGCACGATGCCCGAGAGTGAGTATTCGGCCATGCCCACCGGCGACGGCAAGGCCATCACGGTGATCCGGGTGGAAGCCGACTCCACGCAGCGACTCTGGCAGTTGCCTCTCGATGGCGGCGAGGCCCGTGTGCTGTTTCCGGAGATCAAGCCGGTGGGGTATTTCGCGCAGCCCAATGACTCCACGTGGGCGCTCTTTGTGCTTGGTACGCCTGCTACGCTGCAACTCGCCCATCATGGTCGCGGCACCGGCGAGGTGCTGGCGCGAGACATCGGTCGCTCACTGCACCGCATTCCGGGTACCAACGCGGTGAGCTTCGTGCAAAAGGGCAGCACGCCATGGCGCGTGATGCGTCTCGATCCCGACACACGCCGTATCGAACCACTGGTGGAGCTACCGACGGGCAGTGAAGACGTGACGTGGGTGGACAGCACCACGTTGCTGGTGGGGAGCGACACGCGCCTGCTCAGATGGAGCCGCGGCAGTGGCACGGGCGTAAGTGCATGGCAATCGCTGGGTGACGTGGGCTTTGCACACCTGCATCACATTTCCCGTCTGGCGGTGAGCGCCAACCGACAGTGGTTGGCCATGGTGGCCGAAGCCACGCCACGTTCGGCCGCGTCGGCCAGCCGTTCTCCGGCCGCCACCTATGTGGACCGCATCGACGCGGCGTCCGTGCGCCGGGGAATCAACATCCTCGCGGCCGATTCCATGGAAGGACGCATGACTGGTTCGCGTGGCATGGAGCGCGCAGCCCGCTATCTCGAGAGTGCGTACAAGGCGGCGGGACTGGTGCCGGCCGGCGACTCGGGCACGTACCGGCAGCACATTCCGCTGCGCAAGGCGCAGGGGCCGAACCAGGTATCGGGCAGGGAACGACCAGCGCCCGTCGAATCCTGGGCGCAGTGGAACACGCTGCCCGCTGCTGATCGACTCCGCACGCAGAACATCGCGGGGCTGATTGTGGGCAGCGATCCGGCGCTGCGCGATGAAGTGGTGCTGGTCACCGCACACTACGATCACATCGGCGTGCGCGCGCCCGTGGACGGTGACTCCATCAACAATGGCGCTGACGATGATGCGTCAGGAAACATCGCGCTGATCGAAATCGCCAAGGCGCTGCGCAGTGGACCACGGCCCAAGCGTACCATTCTCTTTGTGGCCATCACCGGCGAAGAGGTGGGCGGCTTTGGCACGCAATGGTACCTGCGCCATCCCATCCGTCCGCTCGACAAAACGGTGGTCGATCTCAACATCGAGATGATCGGCAATGCCGACTCCCTCGCTGGCGGCAAAGGCAAGGCGTGGCTCACGGGTTATGAACGTTCCACCCTGGGAGA contains these protein-coding regions:
- a CDS encoding M20/M25/M40 family metallo-hydrolase; the encoded protein is MTLPMSRAAVEKSGVRVGRRPSALRHTSALTCFATLAATWVVAASAVAEPLKAQPGIPRTSTPAPEAEVYLVPLTVRGDTIRIGVPANLTRRAGYDNQPAFAADSRSLFYTSNRGDGHTDIYRTDLSTGLSVPVRRTMPESEYSAMPTGDGKAITVIRVEADSTQRLWQLPLDGGEARVLFPEIKPVGYFAQPNDSTWALFVLGTPATLQLAHHGRGTGEVLARDIGRSLHRIPGTNAVSFVQKGSTPWRVMRLDPDTRRIEPLVELPTGSEDVTWVDSTTLLVGSDTRLLRWSRGSGTGVSAWQSLGDVGFAHLHHISRLAVSANRQWLAMVAEATPRSAASASRSPAATYVDRIDAASVRRGINILAADSMEGRMTGSRGMERAARYLESAYKAAGLVPAGDSGTYRQHIPLRKAQGPNQVSGRERPAPVESWAQWNTLPAADRLRTQNIAGLIVGSDPALRDEVVLVTAHYDHIGVRAPVDGDSINNGADDDASGNIALIEIAKALRSGPRPKRTILFVAITGEEVGGFGTQWYLRHPIRPLDKTVVDLNIEMIGNADSLAGGKGKAWLTGYERSTLGDLLADNGIPLVPDPRPGQSFFTRSDNAAFARIGIPAHSLSSYNLITPYHSPKDEPSVIDVEHMTQVIAATARAVRLLADGDRPIWHPGGQPEARRR